From the Metamycoplasma hominis ATCC 23114 genome, one window contains:
- a CDS encoding MSC_0622 family F1-like ATPase gamma subunit, with translation MQLKDLENKRKSLNNISLKVNNEKNIYLINIMKLNQRLSFFNKNALVSRQIILHLKEIYNIKNDMLRRESHHRFNLFRKINRNILWIYLTEEQKYSTDSYSRYEKTILSNIKKSNNEFILIGKNAIKFGQDNNLQVLQSYGNSNIENLAEKLTKIVMILYEYENYEEVNFVVNSNKNFNQYFTILPMSKFSFEKFPLNESNNNLYDIDFKKAKIYPNINDFINSQINCYLLNTINMLISESAFYKAKIGLVSTNTILKDLDESILKLKKQISRAKSELQIEELNLLTKKDPDEGDIYE, from the coding sequence ATGCAACTAAAAGATTTAGAGAATAAACGCAAAAGTTTAAACAATATTTCATTAAAAGTAAATAATGAAAAAAATATTTATTTAATAAATATTATGAAACTTAACCAAAGATTAAGCTTTTTTAATAAAAATGCATTGGTATCAAGGCAAATAATTTTGCATTTAAAAGAAATCTACAATATTAAGAATGATATGTTGAGGAGAGAAAGTCACCATAGGTTTAATTTATTTAGAAAAATAAATAGAAACATATTGTGAATTTATTTAACAGAAGAACAAAAATATAGCACCGACTCGTATTCGAGATATGAAAAAACTATTCTAAGTAATATAAAAAAATCTAATAATGAGTTCATTTTAATTGGCAAAAATGCAATTAAATTTGGTCAAGATAATAACCTACAAGTATTGCAATCTTATGGAAATTCAAATATTGAAAATTTGGCAGAAAAATTAACCAAAATAGTAATGATCTTGTATGAATATGAAAATTACGAAGAAGTCAATTTCGTAGTTAACTCCAATAAAAATTTTAATCAATATTTTACAATTTTGCCAATGTCTAAATTCTCGTTTGAAAAATTTCCTTTAAATGAAAGCAATAATAATTTATATGACATAGATTTTAAAAAAGCAAAAATATATCCTAATATTAATGATTTTATTAATTCTCAAATTAATTGTTATTTATTAAACACTATAAATATGTTAATATCTGAATCTGCATTTTATAAAGCAAAAATAGGTTTAGTTTCAACTAATACAATTTTAAAAGATTTAGACGAAAGTATTCTTAAACTTAAAAAGCAAATATCAAGAGCAAAAAGTGAATTACAAATTGAGGAACTAAATTTATTGACTAAAAAAGACCCTGATGAAGGTGATATTTATGAATAA
- a CDS encoding DUF2714 domain-containing protein, producing MKKKDNNPLLSYFDVFKEYKEHESSQDLITFDEMISTVLFNNNLGFNSPIYLDFISKIDLAFKNKYDILLKDFNITFNLNLKFSQEVLVPIITTKNYSANNAIDLTTSSDIKYQEFLNSYNAEIKKLLALKKSIKIFPHVILFHSELKNDLVLLFSEKVVAVVTKEQ from the coding sequence ATGAAAAAGAAAGACAATAACCCATTATTGAGTTATTTTGATGTATTTAAAGAATATAAAGAACACGAGTCCTCACAAGATTTAATTACTTTTGATGAAATGATATCAACAGTATTATTTAACAACAACCTAGGATTTAATTCTCCTATTTATTTAGATTTTATAAGCAAAATTGATTTGGCTTTTAAAAATAAATATGACATTTTACTAAAGGATTTTAACATTACTTTTAATTTGAATTTGAAATTCTCACAAGAGGTATTAGTACCTATAATTACAACAAAAAATTATTCTGCCAATAACGCAATTGATTTAACCACTTCTAGCGATATAAAATACCAAGAATTTTTGAATTCATATAATGCTGAAATAAAAAAACTTTTGGCCCTTAAAAAATCAATTAAGATATTTCCACATGTAATTTTATTTCATTCAGAATTAAAAAATGATTTAGTTTTATTATTTAGTGAAAAAGTAGTAGCAGTTGTTACAAAGGAACAATAA
- a CDS encoding MSC_0624 family F1-like ATPase-associated membrane protein, whose translation MKQKQIDSNNINQKLIYDDEYSIKNQQKNNIFNKVLKYLLIVISLVFITTLLIFSEKTLFANKMLLSNSLNSFFDFSSPRNQQLNFLIIYRFLILSFVLFYSLVKGFANLYWHKVTIKKYIPFYFLYLLLSLTSYTLFFSYFKILPSKLFTISFILIALYIINFSYEIFNFLIQRKTNPLLYKNKNILIISLTFQGILTILFVAISFVWINLGINKDILFVGNKFYETIRDILTIKSASNFVIIVLTFLVLTTFIVLSNIKFFALLINKKYDKFYLKNQLLFLLVLFGAVFIWILRIFAYKHNNENISIGSSKATWIYIFQSVFAIVVFIAYMVVSFQKRFEMKSSFRSWLNLAIVQIVLALSLLLTTLFNTNSIVSLINVAVTATTQIVILFVFVKQNKNISLLLLIIIKLAIISSILIFAIIGFNYILTADGNENYLFSIIKSRMNIIQIILLLNFSIAFIMALSLLLKFILAIYYIRKLNKENEYEKERQ comes from the coding sequence ATGAAACAAAAACAAATCGATTCGAATAATATAAATCAAAAGTTGATTTATGATGATGAATATTCAATAAAAAATCAGCAGAAAAACAACATTTTCAATAAGGTGTTGAAATACCTTTTGATTGTAATTAGTCTTGTATTTATTACAACTTTATTAATTTTTAGCGAAAAGACACTTTTTGCTAATAAAATGTTGCTTTCTAATTCACTAAATTCATTTTTTGACTTTTCAAGTCCAAGAAATCAACAATTAAACTTTTTAATAATTTATAGATTCTTAATTTTATCCTTTGTTTTATTTTATAGTTTAGTAAAAGGCTTTGCTAATTTATATTGACATAAGGTTACTATTAAAAAATATATTCCATTTTACTTCTTGTATTTATTGCTTTCATTAACTTCTTATACATTATTTTTTAGCTATTTTAAAATTCTTCCAAGCAAATTATTTACAATATCATTTATTTTGATTGCTTTATATATTATTAATTTTAGCTATGAAATATTTAACTTCTTAATTCAAAGAAAAACAAATCCATTGCTTTATAAGAATAAAAATATTTTAATAATTTCTTTAACATTTCAAGGAATCTTAACAATATTATTTGTTGCAATATCATTTGTTTGAATTAATTTAGGAATTAATAAAGACATATTGTTTGTAGGCAATAAATTTTATGAAACAATTAGAGATATTTTAACAATTAAATCTGCTAGCAATTTTGTGATTATTGTATTGACATTTTTAGTTTTAACTACTTTTATAGTATTATCTAATATCAAATTCTTTGCTTTATTGATAAATAAAAAATATGATAAATTCTATTTAAAAAATCAATTACTATTTTTATTAGTATTATTTGGGGCTGTATTTATTTGAATTCTAAGAATTTTTGCATATAAGCATAATAATGAAAACATTTCAATAGGTTCTTCAAAAGCAACATGAATTTACATTTTTCAAAGCGTTTTTGCAATTGTAGTATTTATTGCATATATGGTTGTTTCGTTTCAAAAGCGTTTTGAAATGAAAAGTTCATTTAGATCGTGATTGAATTTAGCAATTGTTCAAATAGTGCTTGCGTTAAGTTTGCTATTGACTACATTATTTAACACCAATAGCATTGTTTCTTTAATCAACGTTGCTGTAACGGCAACAACACAAATAGTAATATTATTTGTGTTTGTTAAACAAAACAAGAATATTTCATTGCTATTATTAATAATAATTAAACTAGCAATAATCTCTTCAATTTTAATCTTTGCAATTATTGGATTTAATTATATTTTAACTGCTGATGGCAATGAAAATTATTTATTTTCAATAATTAAAAGTAGAATGAATATTATTCAAATTATTTTACTTTTAAACTTTAGCATTGCATTTATTATGGCATTATCTTTATTGCTTAAATTTATTTTGGCAATTTATTATATAAGAAAATTAAATAAGGAGAATGAATATGAAAAAGAAAGACAATAA
- a CDS encoding putative immunoglobulin-blocking virulence protein, with protein sequence MKNLLKKRKNKLILMTAGVIIGASIIAGAIFYSTSSQNYSRFNTTSSATGNDFINKSNLDYKNALPSIKDNNLKELEKPQPIPAPKLEPEPIPVPPAPKPKPEPKPEPKPEPKPQPQPTPPAPKPEPKPKPEPKPTTPSSKPSTRTTKIILNGVEVEAEVEDQKKREYNQYDILNQLTNLNPYINDSAPKIKKVKVTEELKQAAAQAATQRLKRDEKYFKKDLEDYEKSWGANWIDEAEDYLKREFDRGSLSYTANQLLKFQRLFDSENVVNFLTAEGKAKYPEMKPKFEGRKHFKYIWLYSHLDFSKFTKITSNAEKQLAEGLALDQDNAYVNEKGELDSYAYSPAKGYNGVANRIINDNKNRRVFGYDSIENRSPYGLANGDYPGWKKTNVTKEFQKYGINDGDGITVNKYTREKKEDGKGKINEGYIVDIDADNPDGYAKTKKLIEDLKAKKVNITGYRIRNMGKSDSSQKFMDILKAIPDEIQLLELFFSAGSSNTSSLIALENKHIKELGIYTLGNSLLDKWSINPNALRKVEWINSNDYNVSWDYKQGADIATRITFDTLAFDPVDYNENASTLQEKLKRINDGMRMVYWVRNNEPIFEGGFGPGLEPDHKEDGNSYPQGLDFTRIPKIRSLRGLEFHDKLKPSNSKSRMIRRLTLYNNSEAFNISGEELNEAGFNRHIVSGEPGQKSKILFSNGNLTTKVRITGTSLLNSEGIDNLSRLYMFAEQLKKEIIVDNNASALKSQLESLGYSVKTSSSSDSDGEFI encoded by the coding sequence ATGAAAAACTTATTAAAGAAAAGAAAAAACAAATTAATTTTAATGACAGCAGGTGTTATTATAGGAGCTTCAATAATTGCTGGGGCTATATTTTATAGTACAAGTTCGCAAAATTATTCTCGTTTTAATACCACCAGCTCAGCAACAGGAAATGATTTTATAAATAAAAGCAACCTAGATTATAAAAATGCGTTGCCTTCAATAAAGGATAACAACTTAAAAGAATTAGAAAAGCCACAACCAATTCCAGCCCCTAAACTAGAACCTGAACCAATCCCAGTTCCGCCTGCTCCAAAACCTAAACCAGAGCCAAAACCCGAACCCAAGCCAGAGCCAAAACCTCAACCTCAACCAACCCCTCCAGCTCCCAAACCAGAGCCAAAACCAAAACCTGAACCCAAGCCTACTACCCCTTCGTCAAAGCCTTCAACTAGAACAACTAAAATTATTCTAAACGGTGTTGAAGTTGAAGCCGAAGTTGAAGATCAAAAGAAACGTGAATATAATCAATATGATATCTTAAATCAACTAACTAATTTAAACCCATACATCAATGATAGTGCTCCAAAAATTAAAAAAGTTAAGGTTACTGAAGAATTGAAACAAGCAGCAGCCCAAGCGGCTACTCAACGTTTAAAAAGAGATGAAAAATACTTCAAAAAAGATCTTGAAGATTATGAAAAAAGTTGAGGGGCAAATTGAATAGATGAAGCCGAAGATTATCTTAAAAGAGAATTTGATCGTGGTTCATTAAGTTACACCGCAAACCAATTATTAAAGTTCCAAAGATTATTTGATTCAGAAAATGTTGTTAATTTCTTAACAGCAGAAGGCAAGGCAAAATATCCAGAAATGAAGCCTAAATTTGAAGGCAGGAAACACTTCAAATATATTTGATTGTATTCTCATTTAGATTTCTCTAAATTTACAAAGATTACTTCTAATGCTGAAAAGCAATTAGCTGAAGGCCTTGCATTAGATCAAGATAACGCCTATGTAAACGAAAAAGGTGAGCTAGATTCATATGCATATTCTCCAGCCAAAGGCTATAATGGTGTTGCAAATAGAATAATAAACGACAATAAAAATAGAAGAGTTTTTGGATATGATAGTATTGAAAATAGAAGCCCATATGGTCTTGCTAATGGCGACTATCCTGGTTGAAAGAAAACTAATGTAACTAAAGAATTTCAAAAATATGGTATTAATGATGGTGATGGTATAACCGTCAATAAATATACTAGAGAAAAAAAAGAAGACGGAAAGGGAAAGATCAATGAAGGTTATATTGTTGATATTGATGCCGATAATCCAGATGGTTATGCAAAAACTAAAAAATTAATTGAAGATTTAAAGGCTAAAAAGGTCAATATTACTGGTTATAGAATTAGAAATATGGGAAAATCTGACTCTAGCCAAAAATTTATGGATATTTTAAAGGCAATTCCTGATGAAATTCAACTACTAGAACTATTTTTCTCAGCAGGTTCTTCAAACACTTCTTCTTTAATTGCGTTAGAAAATAAACACATAAAGGAACTAGGAATTTACACTTTAGGAAATTCGCTATTGGATAAATGATCAATTAACCCTAATGCATTAAGAAAAGTTGAATGAATAAATTCAAACGATTACAATGTTTCTTGAGACTATAAACAAGGCGCTGATATCGCCACAAGAATAACATTTGATACATTGGCCTTTGATCCTGTTGATTACAATGAAAATGCTTCTACTTTACAAGAAAAATTAAAGAGAATTAATGATGGAATGAGAATGGTTTATTGAGTTAGAAATAATGAACCAATATTTGAAGGTGGATTTGGTCCGGGCTTAGAACCAGATCATAAAGAAGATGGTAATAGTTATCCACAAGGCCTAGATTTTACTAGAATACCAAAGATACGTTCTCTGAGGGGATTAGAATTTCATGATAAATTAAAACCAAGTAATTCAAAATCAAGAATGATAAGAAGACTTACTTTATATAATAACAGTGAAGCATTCAATATATCAGGTGAAGAATTAAATGAAGCAGGCTTTAATAGACATATTGTTTCAGGCGAACCTGGTCAAAAAAGCAAGATTTTATTTAGTAATGGAAATTTAACAACAAAAGTAAGAATCACAGGAACTTCATTACTAAATTCAGAAGGAATTGACAACCTTTCGCGTTTATATATGTTTGCAGAACAATTGAAAAAAGAAATAATTGTTGATAATAATGCCTCAGCTTTAAAATCTCAATTAGAAAGTTTGGGATATAGTGTAAAGACCTCTTCTTCTTCTGATTCTGACGGAGAATTTATTTAA
- the mip gene encoding Ig-specific serine endopeptidase MIP yields MKKSKLIISLLIAATSLSSMSAVAISCKNTNKKTNNNQNDEKKNPDEKPQNNQDSKGNDNKNNNSTDELSVEEQKTTEYKKIISEVSKLALNDPSQLFDLKFKAFSNQNSQDLLPSQIVRNFNQGVEFKQKKFNDEIEIKKIVNVLYVQTSTNSDDWSVANKTGQLNFNITIKDKKTNKTFIETITVGKFKTNPYGFDENGTIPNTGSDALRLNKSELEQYLEGNQTKRYELDNKKYLDILTRQQEQKSIKEIRPNLEASQSNIQKFDDKAKEISQDSYESAARKGFTLPSYDSKGNVEGLAINENPGGQGPSPTDAFGRDPYKITGLARTLPNEHYRDIASQTFGIRFLTPIEGEERKFTNTAGTTWIMDYQQRSDGKYPTKWYFATNLHVADALKKLTTSFTLLKLMDSAKIKTTLRLANLDENTYRFSFTGKDSTNVSNGIKTVYTARDFLNSKPSDYLIKSQKEKYKDVEEYADFAVFEVDFEKLTLQSVSKNDLSENSDITKNFSNLDAHELAKVLTSNYAQNKAKQIKFLSKSYLSNYQKIDVPLKANKENKEWWKNYDELFALGYPNSTQDFFLRRYVDDDQIKRRDEFNYSLWTNSDYRFYDQLAVGENETPSFPPSKTERGNYLSYSLGYRTFIDKPGISDVFLAQPGGMKQVQEEKDGQKYQKSVFSFYESSDGKTYMRMGLNYMPKHFAPVGGASGTSLRNQNNELVGIFYLSNLGAKTGLAAAFRSEGFDYKGLYGNYNLPQYDLIYGGGKDQKNSFRQTLKELYKNNSDFKTALFPDGLGDDKVPNEFKFTENKK; encoded by the coding sequence TTGAAAAAATCCAAATTAATAATATCATTATTAATAGCAGCGACATCACTTTCTAGTATGTCTGCTGTAGCTATTTCATGTAAAAATACAAATAAAAAGACTAATAATAATCAAAATGACGAAAAGAAGAATCCTGATGAAAAACCCCAAAATAATCAAGATTCAAAAGGCAACGACAACAAAAATAATAATTCTACAGATGAACTATCAGTTGAAGAACAAAAAACTACCGAATATAAAAAAATAATTTCTGAAGTTTCAAAATTAGCATTAAATGATCCAAGTCAATTATTTGATTTGAAATTCAAAGCTTTTTCAAATCAAAATTCACAAGATTTGCTTCCATCTCAAATTGTTAGAAATTTCAATCAAGGTGTTGAGTTTAAACAAAAAAAATTTAATGATGAAATTGAAATTAAAAAAATAGTCAATGTTTTATATGTACAAACTTCAACCAATTCTGATGATTGATCAGTTGCAAACAAAACCGGTCAATTGAATTTTAATATTACTATTAAAGACAAAAAGACAAACAAAACATTTATTGAAACAATAACTGTAGGAAAATTTAAAACAAATCCTTATGGTTTTGATGAAAATGGAACAATTCCTAATACAGGTTCTGACGCTTTAAGATTGAATAAAAGTGAGTTGGAACAATATCTTGAAGGAAATCAAACAAAAAGATATGAGTTAGATAACAAAAAATATTTAGACATTTTAACTCGTCAACAAGAACAAAAATCAATAAAAGAAATCAGACCCAATTTGGAAGCTTCACAATCTAACATCCAAAAATTTGATGATAAGGCAAAAGAAATTAGTCAAGATTCATATGAATCAGCTGCAAGAAAAGGTTTTACATTGCCAAGCTACGATTCAAAAGGAAATGTAGAAGGCCTTGCTATTAATGAAAACCCAGGAGGACAAGGACCTTCACCTACAGATGCATTTGGTAGAGATCCATATAAAATTACAGGTTTAGCAAGAACATTGCCAAATGAACATTATCGTGACATTGCTTCTCAAACATTTGGAATAAGATTCTTAACTCCTATTGAAGGCGAAGAAAGAAAATTTACTAATACTGCCGGAACAACTTGAATCATGGATTATCAACAAAGAAGTGATGGAAAATATCCAACAAAATGATATTTTGCAACAAATTTACACGTTGCAGATGCATTAAAAAAACTTACAACTTCATTTACACTTCTAAAATTAATGGATAGTGCAAAAATTAAAACAACATTGCGTTTGGCAAATCTTGATGAAAATACATATAGATTTTCATTTACTGGTAAAGATTCTACTAATGTTTCTAATGGAATAAAGACAGTTTATACTGCAAGAGATTTCTTAAATTCAAAACCTTCTGATTATTTAATTAAATCACAAAAAGAAAAGTATAAAGATGTTGAAGAATATGCTGATTTTGCTGTTTTTGAAGTTGACTTTGAAAAATTAACATTGCAAAGCGTTTCTAAAAATGATCTAAGCGAAAATAGCGATATTACTAAAAACTTCAGCAATTTAGATGCCCACGAATTAGCAAAAGTCTTAACAAGTAATTATGCTCAAAATAAAGCAAAACAAATTAAATTCTTGTCGAAATCATATTTATCAAATTATCAAAAAATTGATGTTCCTTTAAAAGCAAATAAAGAAAACAAGGAATGATGAAAGAATTATGATGAACTTTTTGCATTAGGTTATCCAAATTCAACCCAAGATTTCTTTTTAAGAAGATATGTAGATGATGACCAAATTAAAAGAAGAGATGAATTTAATTACAGTTTATGAACAAATTCAGATTATAGATTTTATGATCAATTAGCAGTTGGTGAAAACGAAACCCCTTCATTTCCTCCATCAAAAACAGAAAGAGGAAATTACTTATCTTACAGTTTAGGATATAGAACATTCATTGATAAACCTGGTATTTCTGATGTGTTTTTAGCACAACCAGGTGGAATGAAGCAAGTTCAAGAAGAAAAAGACGGCCAAAAATATCAAAAATCAGTATTTTCATTCTATGAAAGTAGCGATGGCAAAACATATATGCGTATGGGGCTAAATTATATGCCTAAACATTTTGCTCCAGTTGGAGGCGCTTCTGGTACAAGTTTAAGAAATCAAAATAACGAACTTGTTGGAATATTTTATTTATCGAATTTAGGCGCAAAAACCGGCTTAGCAGCTGCTTTTAGATCGGAAGGATTTGACTACAAAGGCTTGTATGGAAATTACAATTTGCCTCAATATGATTTAATTTATGGCGGCGGTAAAGACCAAAAAAATTCATTTAGACAAACATTAAAAGAACTATATAAAAATAATAGCGATTTTAAAACAGCATTATTCCCTGATGGCTTAGGCGATGATAAAGTTCCTAATGAATTTAAATTTACAGAAAATAAAAAATAA
- a CDS encoding ABC-F family ATP-binding cassette domain-containing protein: MLDVCNLAKVFPDKKLFTNVNLKFLPGNVYGIIGANGVGKSTFLKILSGDIEASEGQIIKEKNARMSVLSQNQNEFDDYIATDVVIMGNKELYQINLEKTKIYEDPNATIQDYEKASHLEEKFGEMGGWNAENDAQTLLSNLGIEPEKWTMKMSDLKANEKVKVLLAKALFGNPDILVMDEPTNRLDLKTIKWLENFLMDYPNIVIVVSHDSDFLDAICTHIIDIDYSEAKLFIGNYSFWKQSSQLLIEMQQKQNLKKEEIAQKLKDFIARFSANASKSKQATSRKKLLDKIVIDEIKPSSRKYPFIQFNLNRTPGKQILTVKNLTYVNDNGDTLFENVSFTIHPGEKMVIIGNDDIAKTRLLEILMGKRKPTSGTVEWGITIKPNYFPNNNLEYFKEPMSIMDWISKWPLNNTTQETKDNSDSRMRAFLGRMLFSNDSVFKNVNVTSGGEKVRLMMAKLMLEESNFLIFDQPLDHLDSESIDSLIEAIKNYKSSCIFTTYNRAMIKECASVILEIKPTSSYLFYGTLEEYEEAMGY; this comes from the coding sequence ATGTTGGATGTTTGCAATTTAGCTAAAGTTTTCCCAGACAAAAAATTATTTACAAATGTTAACTTAAAATTCTTGCCTGGAAATGTATATGGAATTATTGGCGCTAATGGGGTTGGAAAATCCACTTTTTTAAAAATATTAAGTGGGGATATTGAAGCATCAGAAGGGCAAATAATTAAAGAAAAAAATGCTAGAATGAGTGTATTATCACAAAATCAAAATGAATTCGACGATTATATTGCAACTGATGTTGTAATAATGGGAAATAAAGAACTTTATCAAATTAATCTTGAAAAAACTAAAATTTATGAAGATCCAAATGCAACTATTCAAGATTATGAAAAAGCAAGCCATTTAGAAGAAAAATTTGGTGAAATGGGGGGTTGAAATGCTGAAAACGACGCCCAAACATTATTATCAAATTTAGGAATTGAACCTGAAAAATGAACTATGAAAATGTCGGATTTAAAAGCTAATGAAAAAGTAAAGGTTTTATTGGCAAAGGCTTTGTTTGGAAATCCTGATATTTTAGTAATGGATGAACCAACAAACAGATTGGACCTAAAAACAATTAAGTGATTAGAAAACTTTTTAATGGATTATCCAAACATTGTTATTGTTGTTTCTCACGATAGTGATTTCTTAGATGCAATTTGCACGCATATTATTGACATAGATTATTCTGAAGCTAAATTATTTATTGGAAATTATTCATTTTGAAAACAATCAAGCCAATTGTTAATAGAAATGCAACAAAAACAAAACCTTAAAAAAGAAGAAATTGCCCAAAAATTAAAAGATTTTATTGCCAGATTCTCTGCTAATGCCTCAAAATCAAAACAAGCTACAAGTAGAAAGAAATTACTCGATAAAATTGTCATTGACGAAATCAAACCCTCATCTAGAAAATATCCATTCATCCAATTTAACTTAAATAGAACTCCCGGAAAACAAATATTAACTGTTAAAAATTTAACTTATGTAAATGACAATGGCGACACTTTATTTGAAAATGTAAGTTTTACAATCCACCCTGGAGAAAAAATGGTTATTATTGGCAATGATGACATTGCCAAAACTAGATTACTTGAAATACTTATGGGTAAGCGTAAACCAACATCAGGAACAGTTGAATGAGGAATAACTATTAAGCCAAATTACTTCCCAAATAATAACTTAGAATATTTCAAAGAGCCAATGTCAATAATGGATTGAATTAGCAAATGGCCCCTAAATAATACAACTCAAGAAACAAAAGATAATAGTGATTCAAGAATGAGAGCATTTTTAGGAAGAATGTTATTTTCAAATGATAGCGTATTTAAAAATGTTAATGTAACTAGCGGTGGTGAAAAAGTTAGATTAATGATGGCTAAACTAATGTTAGAAGAAAGTAACTTTTTAATCTTTGACCAACCTCTTGACCACCTTGATAGTGAATCAATTGATAGTTTAATTGAAGCAATTAAAAATTACAAAAGTAGTTGTATATTCACAACATACAATAGAGCAATGATAAAAGAATGTGCCTCAGTTATTTTAGAAATAAAACCTACTTCAAGTTATTTATTCTATGGAACCTTAGAAGAATATGAAGAAGCAATGGGATATTAA
- a CDS encoding restriction endonuclease subunit S produces the protein MRGGVLSKNYLLLLNELWDKIVNIVECLPISKIFREIKTGKLNANAETPNGKYAFWTCDERPKLIDEYAFDEMAILISGNGSKVGHVNIYNGKFNAYQRTYILLKINHFVLWKYAYFYLKSNLKNYINVYKLDSGIPYITLPMLQNFVIPIPHISIQNKIVEILDKLETYTKDIQSGLPLEIDQRKKQYEYYRDKLLDFKDLAGGVLSKNYILLLNELYEKIINIIEYKRINEVTINLKKETLEKNKLLNNGKYQVINSGKEIYGTYNQYNNEGNAITIAARGAYAGFINYMNDKFWAGGLCYPYRSKNETSFLTKYIYYWLKYNEEKISNELVAKGSIPALNKIDIDNFFIPIPHISIQNKIVEILDKLETYTKDIQSGLPLEIDQRRKQYEYYRNKLLNFKK, from the coding sequence TTGCGGGGGGGGGTATTAAGTAAAAATTATTTACTGCTTTTAAATGAACTATGAGACAAAATTGTCAATATAGTTGAGTGCCTACCTATATCAAAAATTTTTAGAGAAATAAAAACCGGAAAATTAAACGCAAATGCAGAAACTCCAAATGGAAAATATGCGTTTTGAACATGTGATGAAAGACCAAAATTAATAGATGAATATGCCTTTGATGAAATGGCAATATTAATATCAGGAAATGGAAGCAAAGTAGGTCACGTCAATATTTATAATGGGAAATTTAATGCATACCAAAGAACATATATTTTGTTAAAAATAAACCATTTTGTTCTTTGAAAATACGCTTACTTTTATTTAAAGAGTAACTTAAAAAATTATATTAATGTTTATAAATTAGATTCTGGAATTCCTTACATTACACTTCCGATGTTACAAAATTTTGTTATCCCCATCCCTCACATTTCCATCCAAAATAAAATTGTTGAAATCCTTGACAAACTTGAAACATATACAAAAGACATTCAATCTGGCCTTCCTCTTGAAATTGACCAACGTAAAAAACAATACGAATATTATAGAGATAAGTTGTTAGACTTCAAAGACCTTGCGGGGGGGGTATTAAGTAAAAATTACATATTATTATTAAATGAACTTTATGAAAAGATAATTAACATTATTGAATATAAGAGGATAAATGAAGTAACTATTAATTTAAAAAAGGAAACATTAGAAAAAAATAAATTACTAAATAATGGCAAATATCAAGTAATTAATAGTGGCAAAGAAATATACGGGACATATAACCAATATAATAATGAAGGAAATGCTATAACAATTGCAGCGCGTGGAGCATATGCTGGTTTTATAAATTATATGAATGATAAATTTTGAGCAGGTGGATTATGTTATCCGTATAGAAGTAAAAATGAAACATCTTTTTTAACTAAATATATATACTATTGGCTTAAATATAATGAAGAAAAAATATCAAATGAATTAGTTGCAAAAGGTAGTATTCCTGCATTAAATAAAATCGATATTGATAATTTTTTCATCCCAATCCCTCACATTTCAATTCAAAATAAAATAGTTGAAATCCTTGACAAACTTGAAACATACACCAAAGATATTCAATCTGGCCTTCCTCTTGAAATTGATCAACGTAGAAAACAATACGAATATTATAGAAATAAGCTGCTAAACTTTAAAAAGTAA